Proteins found in one Pieris napi chromosome 11, ilPieNapi1.2, whole genome shotgun sequence genomic segment:
- the LOC125053756 gene encoding protein unc-45 homolog B: MVQVEEAENYKNKGNDAFKSEDYELALSLYNKAINITAKDSRDMATYLKNRAAAYLKLKEYEKTINDCNEALDIIPEDPKAMFRRAQALENLERFEEAYRDAKTIFTVDPANKAIQPMLGRLHAIVEERARTAAQTSNKVDQMFKLAFDLTADNDKREKAMTNLLVLSKENAAAEVMLKNGIIHKIQQLVKNEKHAEIYINSIRIISQLCKGNVQRTTSVINVVGVPWFLEIIDSDKEEIVNVAQYCLQTILNTFSGMDSKKEAIPDKKLCEEHKSSIDTLLTCLTYSITNRVITGLARDAIIELVMRNCHYTALNWSERFIEIRGLQRLLEVCSELEEYKYESAMNITPSSRTIAAACLAKIYENMYYDEARAKFNEQVDDFVKSKLLTPDLESKVRVTVAITSLLRGPLDVGNYVISKEGIIEMILVMAQTDDPLQQKTACECLIAAASKKDKAKAIITKGVDILKKLYTCKNDAVRVRALVGLCKIGSFGGDDASIRPFADGSTTKLADACRKFLINPAKDKDMRKWAAEGLSYLTLDADVKEKLVEDKAALNSLIELAKTGDQSCVYGVVTTLVNLCNAYEKQEIMPEMLELAKFAKHHIPEQHELDDPDFVNKRLTVLCKAGVTSGLVALAKTESHNSRELIARVFNAICSLQDLRGIVVQQGGAKVLIPMALEGTNTGKKQAAQALARIGITINPEVAFPGQRNLEVVRPLLALLHPDCTALENFEALMALCNLAGMNETTRNRILKEGGLSKIENYMYEDHVMLQRAATQCICNLVQSEEVIKTFEGNNDKTKFLTLLCQEEDIDTVMAASGALCVLTSANKTCCRKILDLDSWLESLRCLLANPNKEIQYRGTYLLYNIVKEDVDMAARVFETDVMEILMAITKLDDQECKRAKEYAQKCLNAGEELGVIRKPDDKLPH, encoded by the coding sequence atggTGCAAGTGGAAGAGGCAGAAAACTACAAAAACAAAGGTAATGATGCCTTCAAATCAGAAGATTACGAACTTGCTTTGTCCCTATACAACAAAGCGATTAATATTACTGCAAAAGACAGTCGCGATATGGCCACATACTTAAAGAATCGAGCTGCTGCCTATCTCAAACTAAAAGAATATGAGAAAACCATCAACGATTGTAATGAAGCTTTAGATATAATTCCGGAAGATCCAAAAGCTATGTTCCGGCGTGCACAAGCACTTGAAAACTTAGAACGCTTTGAAGAGGCCTACAGAGAtgctaaaacaatatttacagtAGATCCTGCAAATAAAGCTATACAGCCTATGTTAGGCCGCTTACATGCAATTGTTGAAGAAAGAGCAAGAACCGCCGCTCAAACCAGTAACAAGGTGGACCAAATGTTCAAGCTGGCATTTGATCTTACTGCTGATAATGATAAGCGTGAAAAGGCAATGACTAATCTTCTTGTTCTATCTAAAGAAAATGCAGCTGCTGAAGTTATGTTGAAAAATGGTATCATTCATAAAATTCAacaattagttaaaaatgaaaaacatgctgaaatatacataaattcgATCCGTATCATTAGCCAGTTATGTAAAGGGAATGTACAGAGAACAACAAGTGTAATTAATGTAGTTGGTGTGCCTTGGTTCTTGGAAATAATTGATAGTGACAAAGAAGAAATTGTAAATGTAGCCCAGTACTGTCTTCAGACCATACTGAACACATTTTCTGGGATGGATAGTAAAAAGGAGGCCATACCAGATAAAAAATTGTGTGAAGAACATAAATCTTCAATAGACACCCTACTTACTTGCTTAACTTATTCAATAACTAATAGAGTTATCACTGGTCTAGCGAGAGATGCTATTATAGAGTTAGTAATGAGGAATTGTCATTATACTGCTCTTAATTGGTCTGAaagatttattgaaattagaGGCTTACAGCGATTACTAGAGGTCTGTAGTGAGTTAGAAGAGTACAAATATGAATCAGCTATGAATATTACTCCGTCTTCAAGGACAATTGCTGCAGCTTGCCTTGCCAAgatatatgaaaatatgtattatgatGAAGCTAGAGCAAAATTTAATGAACAAGTAGATGATTTTGTTAAAAGCAAACTTCTGACACCAGACCTTGAGTCTAAAGTCCGTGTCACTGTTGCTATCACATCACTGCTAAGAGGACCTCTTGATGTTGGGAATTATGTTATATCAAAGGAGGGTATCATAGAAATGATTTTAGTTATGGCCCAAACTGATGATCCATTACAGCAAAAAACTGCATGTGAATGCCTGATTGCTGCTGCGTCTAAAAAAGATAAAGCAAAAGCTATTATTACTAAAGGTGTtgatatcttaaaaaaattatatacttgtAAAAATGATGCTGTTAGAGTAAGAGCTCTTGTTGGATTATGCAAAATTGGTAGTTTTGGTGGAGATGATGCTTCAATTCGTCCATTTGCAGATGGTTCAACTACAAAATTGGCGGATGCCTGTAGAAAGTTTCTTATAAACCCAGCTAAAGATAAAGACATGAGAAAATGGGCAGCAGAAGGCCTTTCTTACCTTACCTTAGATGCAgatgtaaaagaaaaattagtaGAAGATAAAGCTGCTCTGAATTCACTTATAGAGCTTGCAAAAACTGGTGATCAGTCTTGTGTTTACGGTGTTGTAACTACACTAGTCAACCTGTGTAATGCATATGAAAAACAAGAAATAATGCCTGAAATGCTTGAGCTAGCAAAATTTGCAAAGCATCACATCCCAGAGCAACATGAATTAGATGACCCTGactttgttaataaaagattAACTGTATTGTGTAAAGCAGGTGTGACCTCAGGTTTAGTTGCCTTAGCTAAAACTGAAAGTCATAATTCAAGAGAGTTAATTGCTAGAGTGTTTAATGCTATTTGTAGTCTACAAGACTTGAGGGGTATAGTAGTACAACAAGGAGGAGCAAAAGTATTGATTCCAATGGCCTTAGAGGGGACAAATACTGGTAAGAAACAGGCTGCTCAAGCCTTAGCACGTATtggaataacaataaatccaGAAGTTGCATTCCCTGGACAAAGAAATTTAGAAGTAGTCAGACCATTATTAGCATTATTACATCCTGATTGCACTGCTTTAGAAAATTTTGAGGCACTTATGGCTTTGTGTAACTTAGCTGGAATGAATGAAACAACTCGAAATAGAATACTTAAGGAAGGGGGATTATCTAAAATTGAAAACTATATGTATGAGGATCATGTTATGCTGCAAAGAGCTGCAACTCaatgtatatgtaatttaGTGCAGTCAGAAGAAGTGATAAAAACCTTTGAGGGTAATAATGATAAGACAAAGTTTTTAACTCTACTTTGCCAGGAGGAAGATATAGACACAGTCATGGCTGCCTCTGGAGCTTTATGTGTATTGACCTCTGCAAATAAAACATGTTGCAGAAAAATTCTTGACCTTGATTCATGGTTAGAATCCTTAAGATGTTTGTTAGCAAACcctaataaagaaatacagtACAGAGGAACTTATCTCTTGTACAACATTGTTAAGGAAGATGTTGATATGGCTGCTAGGGTATTTGAGACTGATGTTATGGAAATATTAATGGCAATTACAAAGCTAGATGACCAGGAATGCAAAAGAGCAAAGGAATATGCTCAAAAGTGCCTAAATGCTGGTGAGGAATTAGGTGTAATTCGAAAGCCAGATGACAAGTTGCCTCACTAA
- the LOC125053592 gene encoding MOG interacting and ectopic P-granules protein 1 yields MMSISTATDDRTEGDDDTSQGSQPKGESSESENENENENENDNENEAQNQNGGGGISPEVHEITSDDEIVTNDDESSNSSTESNDSSEDSQQSNRDRDKTKDEDPMENGEESDIEEVNMEDPLNQVQNKNKPIVINDTKNLADLATKQSTSNGDDTNKEPTVVIIDTNSILSGKAPAPASNKINSGSIDAQNLCQSIAARGTTITPISSKNSNSKANQNSTTTPQANILPSLTDDMFVVEAPSFIVPYVYEKPSLKPFREFVDKLGKELEDLKAQEDEEKLEKEKTEKEQREKVRKEKIEKGEIVEDDEVDKDEKKVEEGKEKVAKKQRRGRRNDDDDDSWDGESSSESDDVASDDDTVVIKDKDTTDDIKDPMEIITKGSSGKSDSYFDCSLGQFFINIGINLVQEYVQSDLLKTQNRKLYKERKSDRSTRATEAAIASLTQNYAYSKKLNAPYALKQKQCEFCSFKTESMLVMSHHLEAPHMKNNIYKCNTCSFEIRSPHDILFHMEAEHNIRGRLERAPAYQQCPSCHFEDNSKTKLARHLIACAKKFKPEFNLGPPLDWEPPAKIPKLSRARNNMMAPYQSNFNRTQIGLSPLGRPPLSISNSVIPNMPILGRPRGRPPLGGPSPRAAVSGVPIIRSGVMIMHNNQPSGTTISNYPVMNNQGNHSATPKISITPLPRVPQPSSSNSSQNSKAHFVICEICDGYIKDLEQLRNHMQWIHKVKIHPKMIYNRPPLNCQKCQFRFFTDQGLERHLLGSHGLVTSSMQEAANKGKDAGRCPVCGRVYQWKLLNHVARDHNMTLKPAHLSYKCTVCTATFGMYKQFENHVYSAHSVVAKRVIEKNKGAPAPSKPTDNDSLLKPLKISDEITIIPQPAKSGITITAKGK; encoded by the exons ATGATGTCTATTTCAACTGCTACAG ATGACCGCACCGAAGGAGATGATGATACATCACAAGGAAGCCAACCTAAAGGTGAAAGCAGTGAATCAGAAAATGAGAACGAAAATGAGAATGAAAATGACAATGAAAATGAAGCACAGAACCAGAATGGAGGAGGTGGGATAAGCCCAGAAGTTCATGAGATTACTAGTGATGATGAAATAGTTACCAATGATGATGAATCTTCTAATTCTAGTACAGAATCAAATGATAGCTCAGAAGATTCACAACAAAGTaatagagatagagataaaaCTAAAGATGAAGATCCAATGGAAAATGGGGAGGAATCAGATATTGAAGAAGTTAATATGGAGGATCCCCTAAACCaagttcaaaataaaaacaaacctATTGTAATAAACGATACAAAGAACTTGGCAGATCTTGCTACAAAACAGAGCACTTCTAATGGTGATGACACAAATAAAGAACCAACGGTTGTGATTATTGATACCAATTCTATTCTTTCTGGAAAAGCTCCTGCCCCTGcatcaaacaaaataaattctgGTAGTATTGATGCACAAAATCTATGTCAAAGTATTGCTGCAAGGGGTACAACAATAACACCCATCAGCAGTAAGAATAGTAATTCTAAGGCTAATCAAAACAGCACTACAACTCCACAAGCAAATATACTTCCATCTCTGACAGATGATATGTTTGTTGTTGAAGCTCCGTCATTTATTGTACCTTATGTTTATGAGAAACCTTCATTAAAACCATTTAGAgaatttgttgataaattagGAAAAGAATTAGAAGATTTAAAGGCTCAAGAGGATGAagaaaaattagaaaaagaGAAAACCGAAAAAGAACAAAGAGAAAAGGTGAGAAaggaaaaaatagaaaaaggtGAAATTGTAGAAGATGACGAAGTtgataaagatgaaaaaaaagttgaagAGGGTAAGGAGAAGGTTGCAAAGAAACAGCGACGGGGACGTAgaaatgatgatgatgatgactcTTGGGATGGGGAATCCTCTAGCGAGTCTGATGATGTTGCTAGTGATGACGACACTGTAGTGATTAAGGATAAGGACACTACAGATGATATTAAGGATCCTATGGAAATTATAACCAAAGGTTCAAGTGGAAAATCTGATAGTTACTTTGACTGTTCACTTGGAcaattctttattaatattggaaTTAACCTTGTGCAAGAATATGTACAGAGTGACTTATTAAAAACGCAAAATCGTAAATTATACAAAGAGAGGAAGTCTGATCGTAGCACTCGTGCCACAGAAGCAGCTATAGCATCTCTAACTCAAAATTATGCATACAGTAAGAAACTTAATGCTCCTTATGctttaaaacaaaagcaatgTGAATTTTGTAGTTTTAAAACAGAATCTATGCTTGTTATGTCACATCATTTAGAAGCACCACACATGAagaacaatatttacaaatgtaaTACTTGTTCCTTTGAAATTAGAAGCCCTCATGATATACTGTTTCATATGGAGGCTGAACATAACATAAGAGGTAGATTAGAAAGAGCTCCTGCTTACCAACAATGCCCAAGCTGCCACTTTGAAGACAACAGCAAAACTAAATTAGCTCGCCACCTTATTGCCTGTGCTAAAAAGTTCAAGCCAGAATTCAATCTGGGACCACCATTAGATTGGGAGCCACCAGCCAAAATACCAAAGTTGTCCAGAGCTCGAAATAATATGATGGCCCCATATCAATCTAACTTTAATCGTACACAAATTGGTTTGAGTCCTTTGGGACGTCCACCACTAAGCATATCTAATTCAGTTATACCTAATATGCCAATACTTGGTAGACCAAGAGGACGCCCACCTCTAGGAGGGCCTTCTCCACGTGCAGCTGTCTCAGGAGTGCCCATAATTAGAAGTGGAGTTATGATTATGCATAACAATCAACCGAGTGGGACCACAATTTCCAACTATCCAGTAATGAACAACCAAGGAAATCATTCTGCAACtccaaaaatatctatcaCTCCTCTTCCACGGGTTCCACAGCCCTCATCATCCAACTCATCACAGAATTCAAAAGCCCACTTTGTTATTTGTGAAATTTGTGATGGATACATCAAAGACTTGGAACAGTTAAGAAATCACATGCAGTGGATTCATAAAGTCAAGATTCACCCTAAAATGATCTATAATCGGCCTCCCCTTAATTGCCAGAAGTGCCAGTTTAGGTTCTTTACTGACCAGGGATTGGAAAGACACTTGCTGGGTTCACATGGACTTGTAACAAGTTCCATGCAAGAAGCTGCCAACAAAGGCAAAGATGCAGGTAGGTGCCCTGTGTGTGGGAGAGTGTACCAGTGGAAGTTACTGAACCATGTTGCAAGAGATCATAACATGACTCTAAAACCAGCTCATCTGTCATACAAATGCACTGTATGCACTGCAACATTTGGAATGTACAAGCAGTTTGAGAACCATGTTTATTCGGCACACAGTGTGGTGGCCAAACGCgtcatagaaaaaaacaaaggtGCTCCAGCCCCCTCAAAGCCCACCGATAATGACTCATTGCTCAAACCTCTAAAGATCAGTGATGAGATAACAATTATACCTCAACCTGCCAAGTCTGGTATTACTATAACTGCAAAGGGGAAATAG